A genomic window from Brassica oleracea var. oleracea cultivar TO1000 chromosome C8, BOL, whole genome shotgun sequence includes:
- the LOC106310520 gene encoding pathogenesis-related protein 5-like: protein MANFSGLHILFFSFIIATCAISVVSGTVFTIVNRCSFPVWPGILTGDNGVQLNGGGFALTPGASVDVAAPAGWSGRIWGRTGCNFDAFGTGSCLTGDCGNKLQCSGAGGVPPATLAEFTIGHGGAMDFYDVSLVDGYNVQMEIKTRGGSGDCQNVGCVSDLNKICPNELSVLNGGSVVACKSACEAFGTPQYCCTGAFNKAETCPPTDYSRIFKAACPKAYSYAYDDATSTFTCANANYSIIFCPTI, encoded by the exons ATGGCGAATTTCTCCGGTTTACACATTCTCTTCTTCTCCTTCATCATAGCTACAT GTGCAATTTCCGTCGTCTCCGGTACAGTGTTTACCATAGTGAACCGCTGCAGCTTCCCCGTTTGGCCTGGAATCCTCACCGGAGACAACGGTGTACAACTCAACGGCGGTGGATTCGCCTTAACCCCAGGAGCTTCTGTCGACGTAGCCGCTCCTGCAGGCTGGTCCGGCAGAATCTGGGGCCGAACCGGCTGCAATTTCGACGCGTTCGGCACTGGGAGTTGCCTCACCGGAGACTGTGGTAACAAATTACAATGCTCCGGTGCAGGAGGAGTCCCACCGGCTACACTCGCCGAATTCACAATCGGTCATGGCGGCGCGATGGACTTTTACGACGTAAGCCTGGTCGATGGTTACAACGTCCAGATGGAAATCAAGACGCGAGGCGGCTCAGGCGATTGCCAAAACGTGGGATGCGTTTCAGACCTGAACAAGATTTGTCCCAACGAGCTAAGCGTTCTTAACGGGGGAAGTGTTGTGGCGTGTAAGAGCGCCTGCGAGGCATTTGGAACACCGCAGTATTGTTGCACCGGTGCATTCAATAAGGCCGAGACTTGTCCGCCCACGGATTACTCGAGGATCTTTAAAGCAGCTTGCCCCAAAGCTTATAGCTACGCATACGACGATGCTACAAGCACTTTTACTTGTGCCAATGCTAATTACTCCATCATTTTCTGTCCCACCATATAG